From one Trachemys scripta elegans isolate TJP31775 chromosome 14, CAS_Tse_1.0, whole genome shotgun sequence genomic stretch:
- the LOC117887467 gene encoding olfactory receptor 14A16-like, with the protein MSNQTTETEFLLLSFSQARELQILHFVVFLVIFLAALMGNLLIITAVTLDHHLHTPMYFFLMNLSIIDLRSISVTVPKSMANSLLNTRSISYSGCVAQVFLFIFFTAVDFAFLTIMAYDRYIAICKPLHYESLMNRRACIEMAASAWISGIFCSALHTGNTFALTFCGGNMVDQFFCEIPQLLKLACSDSYLNEVGVIAFFACLTISCFVLIIVLYVQIFTTVLRIPSERCGHKAFSTCLPHLIVVSLFVCTGIFAYVKPPSSCLSGLDLVVGVLYSVVPPIMNPIIYSMRIKEIKGALRKLILG; encoded by the coding sequence ATGTCCAACCAAACCACCGAGACTGAGTTCCTTCTCCTGAGCTTCTCTCAGGCGCGAGAGCTGCAGATTTTACACTTTGTGGTGTTTCTAGTGATTTTCCTGGCAGCCCTGATGGGGAACCTCCTCATTATTACAGCTGTAACCCTGGACCACcatcttcacacccccatgtacttcttcctgatgaATTTGTCCATAATAGACCTCAGATCCATATCCGTCACTGTCCCCAAGTCCATGGCCAATTCCCTACTGAACACCAGGTCGATTTCTTATTCTGGGTGCGTTGCCCAAGTCtttctcttcattttcttcaCTGCGGTTGACTTTGCTTTTCTCACCATCATGGCGTATGACCGCTACATCGCCATCTGCAAACCACTGCACTATGAGTCTCTGATGAACAGGAGAGCTTGTATTGAAATGGCAGCCAGTGCTTGGATCAGTGGTATTTTCTGCTCTGCATTGCACACTGGGAACACATTTGCGTTAACCTTCTGTGGAGGCAACATGGTGGATCaattcttctgtgaaatcccccagctacTCAAGCTCGCTTGCTCTGACTCATATCTCAATGAAGTTGGGGTTATTGCCTTTTTTGCATGTTTAACTATAAGttgctttgttttaataattGTATTATATGTTCAGATCTTCACCACGGTGCTGAGAATCCCCTCTGAGCGGTGCgggcataaagccttctccacctgcctccctCACCTCATTGTGGTCTCCTTGTTTGTTTGCACTGGCATCTTTGCCTATGTGAAGCCACCCTCCAGCTGTCTATCAGGTCTGGATCTTGTGGTGGGTGTGCTCTATTCCGTGGTGCCACCAATCATGAATCCAATCATCTACAGCATGAGGATCAAGGAAATTAAAGGTGCTCTGAGGAAACTTATTCTTGGTTAA